The Marasmius oreades isolate 03SP1 chromosome 11, whole genome shotgun sequence genome includes a region encoding these proteins:
- a CDS encoding uncharacterized protein (BUSCO:EOG09262Q8D) — protein sequence MSSLARSALRLPRRVAVPSSLRSIQTSADTTQLSSSPPQGLDDPFQVRIHEDSFQTYNCEKPSLDVTVTKGELLKMYTEMQTMRRMEMAADQLYKAKLIRGFCHLAIGQEAISVGLEHGITPNDRVITGYRCHPFAVLRGGSIAGVLGELLGRQIGMSNGKGGSMHIFTPSFYGGNGIVGAQVPVGAGVAFAQKYKEKDNCTFALYGDGASNQGQVFEAFNMAKLWELPVVFVCENNKYGMGTPAERSSSNTQYFTRGDKIPGLQVNGMDIIASKHAAQYARKWTVDDKKGPLLLEFVTYRYGGHSMSDPGTTYRTREEVQRMRSTQDPIRGLQKYIEEWGLASEQELKQIDKEAKSKIDAAVEEAKASPEPKVDDLWTDIYYKGTEPPFMRGREREEVHYY from the exons atgtccTCGCTTGCTCGCAGTgctcttcgtcttcctcgtcgCGTCGCCGTC CCTTCATCCCTCCGTTCCATCCAAACCTCGGCCGATACTACCcagctttcttcatctcctcctcagggcttagacgACCCCTTCCAAGTTAGAATTCATGAAGACTCTTTCCAGACGTACAACTGTGAAAAACCGTCTTTAGATGTCACTGTGACCAAGGGAGAGCTGTTGAAGATGTACACGGAGATGCAGACCATGCGACGGATGGAGATGGCTGCCGACCAACTTTACAAGGCCAAGTTGATTAGAGGTTTCTGCCATTTGGCTATCGGGCAG GAAGCCATTTCGGTCGGTTTAGAGCATGGTATAACTCCAAATGACCGTGTTATTACCGGTTATCGTTGCCATCCTTTTGCTGTTTTACGAGGAGGTAGCATCGCGGGTGTGCTTGGAGAACTGCTCGGACGCCAAATCGGCATGTCCAACGGTAAAGGTGGCTCCATGCACATCTTCACTCCATCTTTCTACGGTGGAAACGGTATTGTCGGTGCTCAAGTCCCGGTTGGTGCTGGCGTAGCATTCGCACAAAAGTACAAGGAAAAAGATAACTGTACGTTTGCCCTGTACGGAGACGGTGCCAGTAACCAGGGACAGGTGTTCGAGGCTTTCAACATG GCCAAACTTTGGGAACTTCCCGTCGTTTTCGTTTGCGAGAATAACAAATACGGAATGGGTACCCCCGCCGAGCGAAGCTCTTCCAACACCCAATACTTCACCCGTGGTGACAAAATACCTGGTCTCCAG GTCAATGGAATGGACATCATCGCTTCCAAACATGCGGCTCAGTATGCCAGAAAGTGGACCGTTGATGACAAAAAAGgtcctcttctccttgagTTCGTCACCTACCGTTACGGTGGACACTC AATGTCCGACCCCGGAACTACTTACCGCACTCGCGAAGAAGTTCAGAGGATGCGGAGCACTCAGGACCCCATCCGTGGTCTCCAGAAATATATTGAAGAATGGGGTCTTGCCTCTGAGCAGGAACTCAAG CAAATCGACAAAGAGGCTAAGTCGAAGATAGATGCTGCCGTTGAGGAGGCAAAGGCATCTCCTGAGCCCAAGGTCGATGACCTCTGGACCGATATCTATTACAAGGGTACTGAGCCTCCCTTCATGAGGGGTAGGGAGAGAGAAGAGGTTCACTACTACTAA
- the SMD1 gene encoding mRNA splicing protein smd1 (BUSCO:EOG09265FL1), giving the protein MKLVRFLMKLNNETVTIELKNGSVVHGTITGVDMQMNTHLKTVKMTTRNRDPVSLDALSIRGNNIRYFVLPDALPLDTLLVDDAPKPKSRKKEDARGRGRGGRGGVGGGGGDRGGGGGGGGRGGRGRGRGRGRGF; this is encoded by the exons ATGAAGCTCGTAAG ATTCTTGATGAAACTGAACAATGAGACGGTGACGATCGAGCTTAAGAATGGGTCGGTGGTGCATGGAACGATAACTG GCGTCGACATGCAAATGAATACTCACCTAAAAACTGTGAAAATGACGACACGGAACCGGGATCCCGTTTCTCTTGATGCATTATCCATTCGCGGCAACAATATTCGGTACTTCGTGCTACCTGACGCCCTTCCTCTTGATACTCTACTCGTTGACGATGCACCGAAACCTAAAAGcaggaagaaagaggatgcAAGGGGACGGGGACGTGGAGGAAGGGGTGGTGTAGGTGGTGGCGGCGGCGaccgtggtggtggtggtggtggtggtggccgTGGTGGACGGGGAAGAGGTAGAGGTCGTGGCAGAGGTTTCTAG